The following coding sequences lie in one Arachis stenosperma cultivar V10309 chromosome 5, arast.V10309.gnm1.PFL2, whole genome shotgun sequence genomic window:
- the LOC130981881 gene encoding transcription factor MYB1R1, with protein MSRTCSQCGNNGHNSRTCTDASLAAGSVSGGGTPQRENGIMLFGVRLTTTEGTSSSFRKSASMGNLSQFDQQPPQDPIVADAGYVSDDVVHASGRSRERKRGVPWTEEEHKLFLLGLHKVGKGDWRGISRNFVKTRTPTQVASHAQKYFLRRHNQNRRRRRSSLFDITTDTVMESSAMMEEQVQQETVAPPTPSTYSSSNYNNLSSSTFPMALSSVMLPLAAKPIRPTPILPVPPSSKMANLNLKEKITLNTEFRPPPFVLNLGPQQFRNQSPDENNDRSSPSSSSTSSFQAGNFTGGGDSIISVA; from the exons GCTTCTCTCGCTGCCGGATCGGTCTCCGGTGGCGGAACCCCTCAAAGAGAGAACGGCATCATGCTCTTCGGCGTAAGACTCACCACCACCGAAGGGACCTCGTCGTCATTCAGAAAAAGTGCTAGTATGGGTAATTTGTCACAGTTTGATCAACAACCACCGCAGGATCCAATCGTTGCTGACGCCGGCTATGTGTCCGATGACGTCGTTCACGCCTCCGGCCGCAGCCGCGAGCGCAAACGAG GTGTTCCTTGGACTGAAGAGGAGCacaaattgttcttgttgggTTTACACAAGGTTGGAAAAGGTGACTGGAGAGGAATTTCTAGAAATTTTGTGAAGACTCGGACTCCAACTCAGGTTGCTAGTCACGCACAGAAATATTTCCTCCGCCGCCACAATCAGAACCGCCGCCGCAGAAGGTCTAGTCTGTTTGATATCACCACTGATACG GTGATGGAATCGTCTGCCATGATGGAAGAGCAAGTTCAGCAAGAAACTGTTGCGCCACCCACACCCTCTACATATTCGTCATCAAACTACAACAACTTATCTAGCTCTACTTTCCCCATGGCTTTATCTTCTGTGATGTTGCCATTAGCTGCTAAACCAATAAGGCCAACGCCTATTTTGCCTGTGCCACCATCTTCTAAGATGGCTAATTTGAACCTGAAAGAGAAAATAACTCTGAATACAGAATTTCGACCTCCACCATTTGTTCTTAACTTAGGGCCGCAGCAATTCCGGAATCAGTCCCCAGACGAAAATAATGATCGCTCCTCACCATCCTCGTCATCCACGTCGTCTTTTCAAGCAGGAAATTTCACTGGTGGTGGAGATAGCATAATTAGTGTTGCTTGA